One genomic segment of Deltaproteobacteria bacterium includes these proteins:
- the rpoB gene encoding DNA-directed RNA polymerase subunit beta — translation MASSKHISAQVLRKDYSRIGKVVSMPNLIEVQKKSFVHFLQTEAKPEARNDIGLQSVFKSAFPIKDFSGTASLEFVKYSLLDPKYTVDECHQKGMTYAAPIKVLVRLIMWDKDAETGAQSIRDIKEQEVYFGEIPLMTENGSFIINGTERVIVSQLHRSPGVFFEFEKPKGFTGKVLFTARVIPYHGSWLDFEFDQKDWLYVRIDKRRKMPATILLKALGYSIEEMLNYFYPSEEIVLENKKIMKSVEPDFLVGQKVSRDIKDPATGEVIVKKDRKFTRLVLKKLVAAGVKYIPVEVEDIVGRIASTDIVDPNTGEVILECNQVLSRDKLDEISRRGITSFKLLLIEVMGNFFRETLLNDRIGGEDTRPVLEYRKEHPDDPVTNMTLNARIEIYKRLKPGDLPTVATANAFFHDLFFNHERYDLSRVGRLKLNRKLGFDVDLDITTLRKEDILEVVRYLILLRNGQGMVDDIDHLGNRRVRSVGELLENQYRIGLLRMERAVKERMSLGELETLMPHDLINPKPVSAVIKEFFGSSQLSQFMDQTNPLSEVTHKRRLSALGPGGLTRERAGFEVRDVHATHYGRICPIETPEGPNIGLIVSLSTYARVNDFGFIETPYREVRDGKVTNRITYLSALDEEDHVIAQANAPIDKDGRFESEFVSARKGGEFIMAKPEDITLMDVSPNQLVSVAAALVPFLENDDANRALMGSNMQRQAVPLIQTESPLVGTGMEAIVAKDSGVTVLAKHPGVVESVDGSRIVVRNNAGGVDIYNLTKFRRSNQNTCLNQKPVVFKGDVVEEGRVIADGPSTDKGELALGKNVIVAFMPWGGYNFEDSILLSERLLRDDVFTSVHIEEFEVVARDIKLGKEEITRDIPNVGEDALRNLDESGIIRIGAEVMPGDILVGKVTPKGETQLSPEEKLLRAIFGEKAEDVKDTSLRVPPGIEGVVIDAKVFSRKGAEKDERSKSIEDREVSRLVKDREDEIGIVKESIYSRVRKLLLNKKSQVRIADRKGNTLLSKGKPITDEILDTIPQSRWHEIIPADEKSESEVGELLASLNEQIDLIKAVFDERINRLKRGDELPPGVIKMVKVYIAMKRKISVGDKMAGRHGNKGVISRILPEEDMPYLADGTPVDIVLNPLGVPSRMNIGQILETHLGWAAKNLGNAINAMIEKSSSPNALRERIKKIYSNNEFSRFVNALSDDEVLDVARRLSDGVRIASPVFDGATETDVKNDLLAAGLPKNGKMVLYDGRNGESFDQEVTVGVMYMMKLHHLVDDKIHARSTGPYSLVTQQPLGGKAQFGGQRLGEMEVWAMEAYGAAHSLQEFLTVKSDDVPGRTKMYESIVTGRYTLEPTIPESFSVLIKELQSLALDVNLIEEEKD, via the coding sequence GGGGCGCAGTCCATCAGGGACATAAAGGAGCAGGAGGTATATTTCGGCGAGATCCCGCTCATGACCGAAAACGGGAGCTTTATTATTAACGGCACGGAGCGGGTGATCGTAAGCCAGCTCCACAGGTCTCCCGGCGTGTTCTTCGAGTTCGAGAAGCCCAAGGGGTTCACCGGAAAGGTGCTCTTCACCGCCAGGGTCATCCCCTACCACGGGAGCTGGCTCGATTTCGAGTTCGACCAGAAGGACTGGCTCTATGTCCGCATAGACAAGCGGAGGAAGATGCCGGCCACCATACTTTTGAAGGCCCTCGGGTATTCGATCGAGGAGATGCTCAATTATTTCTACCCGAGCGAGGAGATAGTCCTAGAGAACAAGAAGATAATGAAGAGCGTCGAGCCCGACTTCCTCGTCGGCCAGAAGGTGAGCAGGGATATAAAAGACCCGGCCACCGGCGAGGTCATAGTCAAGAAGGACAGGAAGTTCACGAGGCTCGTGCTTAAGAAGCTCGTGGCCGCGGGCGTGAAGTACATACCCGTCGAGGTCGAGGACATCGTGGGCCGCATAGCCTCGACCGACATAGTGGACCCCAACACCGGCGAGGTCATACTCGAGTGCAACCAGGTACTCTCCAGGGACAAGCTCGACGAGATATCGAGAAGGGGCATAACCTCCTTCAAGCTCCTCCTCATCGAGGTCATGGGGAACTTCTTCAGGGAAACGCTCCTTAACGACAGGATCGGCGGCGAGGACACGAGGCCGGTCCTAGAGTACAGGAAGGAGCACCCTGACGACCCGGTCACCAACATGACCCTGAACGCCAGGATAGAGATATACAAGAGGTTGAAACCCGGCGACCTGCCGACCGTAGCGACCGCCAACGCCTTCTTCCACGACCTCTTCTTCAACCACGAGAGGTACGACCTTTCCAGGGTCGGCAGGCTCAAGCTCAACAGGAAGCTCGGCTTTGACGTTGACCTCGACATCACCACCCTCCGGAAGGAGGACATACTCGAGGTCGTCCGCTACCTCATACTCTTGAGGAACGGCCAGGGCATGGTCGACGACATAGACCACCTCGGGAACAGGAGGGTGCGCTCGGTCGGGGAGCTCCTCGAGAACCAGTATAGGATAGGGCTCTTGAGGATGGAGAGGGCCGTTAAGGAGAGGATGAGCCTCGGCGAGCTCGAAACGCTCATGCCGCACGACCTCATAAACCCCAAGCCCGTCTCCGCGGTCATAAAGGAGTTCTTCGGCTCCTCGCAGCTATCGCAGTTCATGGACCAGACGAACCCGCTTTCCGAGGTCACGCACAAGAGGAGGCTCTCCGCCCTCGGGCCCGGAGGCCTCACGAGGGAAAGGGCGGGCTTCGAGGTCAGGGACGTCCATGCCACCCACTACGGCCGCATATGCCCCATCGAGACGCCCGAAGGACCGAACATCGGCCTCATAGTGTCGCTTTCGACCTATGCGCGCGTAAACGACTTCGGCTTCATCGAGACCCCGTACAGGGAAGTCAGGGACGGCAAGGTCACGAACAGGATCACCTACCTCTCGGCGCTCGACGAAGAGGATCACGTTATAGCGCAGGCCAACGCGCCTATTGACAAGGACGGCAGGTTCGAGAGCGAGTTCGTCTCCGCGAGGAAGGGCGGCGAGTTCATAATGGCCAAGCCCGAGGACATAACCCTCATGGACGTGTCCCCGAACCAGCTCGTCTCGGTCGCTGCGGCCCTCGTACCGTTCCTCGAGAACGACGACGCGAACAGGGCGCTCATGGGCTCCAACATGCAGAGGCAGGCCGTGCCGCTCATCCAGACCGAGAGCCCGCTCGTGGGCACCGGCATGGAGGCGATCGTCGCGAAGGACTCGGGAGTTACGGTGCTCGCAAAGCACCCAGGTGTCGTCGAGAGCGTCGACGGCTCGAGGATAGTGGTAAGGAACAACGCAGGCGGCGTCGACATATACAACCTCACCAAGTTCAGGAGGTCGAACCAGAACACCTGTCTTAACCAGAAGCCCGTTGTCTTCAAGGGCGACGTCGTCGAGGAAGGCAGGGTCATAGCCGACGGCCCCTCGACAGACAAGGGCGAGCTCGCGCTCGGCAAGAACGTCATCGTCGCCTTCATGCCCTGGGGCGGGTACAACTTCGAGGACTCCATACTCCTTTCCGAGAGGCTCTTGAGGGACGACGTCTTCACCTCGGTCCACATCGAGGAGTTCGAGGTCGTGGCGAGGGACATAAAGCTCGGCAAAGAGGAGATTACGAGGGACATCCCGAACGTCGGCGAGGACGCGCTCCGTAACCTAGACGAGAGCGGCATCATCAGGATAGGCGCCGAAGTAATGCCCGGGGACATACTCGTGGGCAAGGTCACTCCAAAGGGAGAGACACAGCTTTCGCCCGAGGAGAAGCTTCTTCGCGCCATATTCGGCGAGAAGGCGGAAGACGTGAAGGACACCTCGCTTCGCGTGCCGCCCGGCATCGAGGGCGTGGTCATCGACGCGAAGGTCTTCTCCCGTAAAGGCGCGGAAAAGGACGAGAGGAGCAAGTCCATCGAGGACAGGGAGGTCTCCAGGCTCGTCAAGGACCGCGAGGACGAGATCGGCATCGTTAAGGAGTCCATATACTCGAGGGTAAGGAAGCTCCTCCTTAACAAGAAGTCCCAGGTCCGGATAGCCGACAGGAAGGGCAACACGCTCTTAAGCAAAGGCAAGCCCATTACTGACGAGATACTGGATACCATACCCCAGTCAAGGTGGCACGAGATAATCCCTGCCGACGAGAAGTCCGAGTCCGAGGTAGGAGAGCTCCTTGCCTCCCTGAACGAGCAGATAGACCTCATAAAGGCCGTCTTCGACGAGAGGATAAACAGGCTGAAGAGGGGAGACGAGCTCCCGCCCGGCGTCATAAAGATGGTGAAGGTCTATATCGCCATGAAGAGGAAGATATCGGTCGGCGACAAGATGGCCGGCCGCCACGGGAACAAGGGCGTCATATCGAGGATACTCCCCGAGGAGGACATGCCCTATCTCGCGGACGGAACGCCCGTTGACATCGTGCTGAACCCCCTAGGCGTTCCCTCCCGTATGAACATCGGCCAGATACTGGAGACACACCTCGGGTGGGCGGCCAAGAATCTCGGGAACGCCATAAATGCCATGATCGAGAAGAGCTCGAGCCCCAACGCCCTCAGGGAGAGGATAAAGAAGATATACTCGAACAACGAGTTCAGCAGGTTCGTGAACGCCCTTTCCGACGACGAGGTACTGGACGTCGCCAGGAGGCTTTCGGACGGAGTCCGCATCGCGAGCCCCGTCTTCGACGGCGCTACCGAAACGGACGTGAAGAACGACCTCCTGGCTGCGGGATTGCCGAAGAACGGCAAGATGGTCCTCTACGACGGCAGGAACGGCGAGTCTTTCGACCAGGAGGTGACGGTCGGGGTCATGTACATGATGAAGCTCCATCACCTCGTTGACGACAAGATACACGCTCGCTCGACCGGCCCGTACTCGCTGGTCACACAGCAGCCGCTCGGCGGTAAGGCGCAGTTCGGCGGCCAGAGGCTCGGAGAGATGGAGGTCTGGGCAATGGAGGCGTACGGCGCCGCGCACAGCCTGCAGGAGTTCCTGACGGTCAAGTCGGACGACGTGCCGGGCAGGACCAAGATGTACGAGTCGATCGTGACCGGAAGGTATACGCTGGAGCCCACGATCCCCGAGTCGTTCAGCGTCCTCATAAAGGAGCTCCAGAGCCTTGCGCTCGACGTGAACCTTATCGAGGAAGAGAAGGATTAA